In the genome of Deltaproteobacteria bacterium, one region contains:
- a CDS encoding fumarylacetoacetate hydrolase family protein has translation MRIIRFLDEKGCVCYGLPREEGVADVVTGDLASGFNSVGRTVRVGKLLAPVNPSAILCVGLNYHCHAEEFGLPLPSHPILFMKNPASVVHPGDPVVLPSSCLDPPQVDYEMELAVVIGRAVKDVPVDSALEYVFGYTIGNDVSARIWQKEGGGGQWVRGKSFDTFCPLGPALVTADEIPDPQDLSLRCTINGKTMQEGHTSDMIYPVRELIAYLSEGTTLLPGTVILTGTPSGVGFARTPPVFLSPGDLIEMTIEEIGILKNPVVKV, from the coding sequence ATGCGAATCATCCGTTTTCTTGATGAGAAGGGCTGTGTCTGTTACGGGTTGCCCCGGGAGGAAGGTGTTGCCGATGTAGTGACGGGGGATCTTGCTTCCGGCTTCAATTCGGTCGGCAGAACCGTCCGGGTCGGAAAACTCCTCGCGCCTGTCAATCCGTCGGCCATCCTTTGTGTCGGGCTCAACTATCATTGCCATGCCGAGGAGTTCGGATTGCCGCTGCCGTCTCATCCGATCCTTTTCATGAAGAATCCGGCCAGCGTCGTCCATCCCGGCGATCCGGTCGTCCTGCCGTCGTCCTGTCTTGATCCGCCGCAGGTCGATTATGAGATGGAGTTAGCCGTGGTGATCGGCCGGGCGGTGAAAGACGTTCCGGTTGATTCCGCCCTTGAATATGTCTTCGGTTATACCATCGGTAACGATGTCTCGGCCCGTATCTGGCAGAAGGAGGGCGGGGGCGGACAGTGGGTTCGGGGGAAGAGCTTCGACACCTTCTGCCCCTTGGGACCGGCCCTGGTAACGGCCGACGAGATCCCCGATCCACAGGATCTCTCCCTTCGCTGCACCATCAATGGGAAGACCATGCAGGAGGGCCACACTTCCGACATGATCTATCCCGTTCGTGAACTGATTGCCTATCTTTCCGAGGGGACGACGCTGCTGCCGGGAACGGTGATCCTTACGGGGACGCCGTCCGGCGTCGGATTCGCCAGGACGCCGCCGGTCTTTCTCTCGCCGGGGGATCTCATCGAGATGACCATCGAGGAGATCGGGATACTGAAGAATCCTGTGGTGAAAGTATGA
- a CDS encoding PAS domain-containing protein, with protein MEGIPLRTILDGLDEPVLMIGSDHRVRMMNRAARIFTGAGREGDYCHSVLHGSKDCCVGVDGPCPIKSVREEGGPVRMEHRHLREDGRERICELIASPLHDEVGRFLGILESFRDITERKEMETDLERAASEWRETFDAIPDFVSIQDPSCRIVRVNKALADFLGERPEEIVGRYCYEIYHGLSEPFEGCPHKEMLERGETVTAELENSHMGLPLLVTSSPIRGSGGEMSASVYVAKDLTLRKRMEAETLKCRNLESLGHLAGGIAHDINNLLTPIIGNLSFVRTLLPAGAEVNDLLKYAEGAAYQIKDLADRFLTFSAGGAPVKEEVSLPMFLTEACSSVLEDGPVRGRYRFSEGLAPVFVDPHQVGQAIRNLIQNACEAMPKGGDVYVEGENVFLKENDVSPLPGGDYVRVTVRDEGPGISRKDLPMIFDPYFSTKPKGSRKGMGLGLVISYSIIAKHGGTITVESELGKGSCFTIYIPAFREEPFPKLTASAPGSFAHVREGRRRILVMDDDEGVRSVTGMLLRYEHFEAEFAADGREAMQIYREALEEGRPFDAVILDLTVLGGMGGEETIRELRALDPSVRGIVSSGYSDSPVLSDYRAYGFMGVLRKPYGRVLLRDTLRRVLGENQKPDTLDYGKQ; from the coding sequence ATGGAGGGAATTCCACTCCGGACCATCCTTGACGGTCTTGACGAACCGGTCCTGATGATCGGCTCCGATCATCGGGTCCGAATGATGAACCGGGCCGCCCGAATCTTTACAGGTGCCGGGCGTGAAGGTGATTACTGTCACTCGGTTCTTCATGGTTCGAAAGATTGCTGTGTCGGGGTGGATGGCCCGTGTCCGATCAAATCAGTCCGGGAAGAGGGGGGGCCGGTTCGGATGGAACATCGCCATCTTCGGGAAGATGGTAGAGAACGTATCTGCGAGTTGATCGCTTCTCCTCTCCATGACGAGGTTGGGAGATTCCTCGGAATTCTTGAAAGTTTCCGGGATATAACGGAACGAAAGGAGATGGAAACCGATCTGGAACGCGCTGCCTCGGAGTGGCGGGAAACCTTTGATGCGATTCCTGATTTTGTCTCGATACAGGACCCGTCCTGTCGTATCGTCCGGGTGAACAAGGCGCTGGCCGATTTTCTGGGTGAAAGGCCGGAGGAAATCGTCGGCCGATACTGTTACGAGATCTATCACGGGTTGTCGGAGCCTTTTGAAGGTTGCCCTCACAAAGAGATGCTGGAGCGAGGGGAGACGGTCACCGCCGAGTTGGAAAACAGCCACATGGGTCTCCCGCTCCTGGTAACCTCCTCTCCGATCCGGGGGTCGGGAGGAGAAATGTCCGCCTCCGTTTATGTTGCCAAAGATCTTACACTCCGGAAGAGGATGGAGGCGGAAACGCTGAAGTGCAGGAATCTCGAGTCGCTCGGGCACCTCGCCGGAGGAATTGCCCATGATATTAATAATCTACTGACCCCGATCATCGGTAATCTTTCTTTTGTCCGCACCCTCCTTCCCGCCGGGGCGGAGGTCAATGATCTGCTCAAATATGCCGAAGGGGCCGCCTACCAGATCAAGGATCTTGCCGACCGATTTCTCACCTTTTCCGCCGGCGGTGCTCCCGTCAAGGAGGAAGTCTCCCTGCCGATGTTCCTGACCGAGGCCTGTTCCTCGGTCCTTGAGGACGGACCGGTTCGGGGGCGCTACCGATTCTCCGAGGGGCTTGCCCCCGTCTTCGTCGACCCCCACCAAGTGGGTCAGGCCATCAGAAATCTTATTCAGAACGCCTGCGAGGCAATGCCGAAGGGGGGAGATGTGTATGTTGAAGGAGAGAATGTTTTCCTTAAAGAAAATGATGTTTCTCCCCTTCCCGGGGGCGATTATGTTCGCGTCACCGTTCGTGACGAAGGACCCGGAATCTCCCGCAAGGATCTGCCCATGATTTTTGATCCCTACTTCTCGACCAAGCCGAAAGGATCCAGGAAAGGAATGGGGTTGGGTTTGGTGATCAGCTATTCCATTATAGCGAAACACGGTGGAACGATTACCGTTGAATCGGAGCTTGGAAAAGGGAGCTGTTTTACCATCTATATCCCTGCCTTCAGGGAGGAACCATTTCCGAAATTAACCGCTTCAGCCCCGGGATCTTTTGCTCATGTTCGGGAAGGGAGGAGGAGAATCCTTGTGATGGACGATGACGAGGGAGTTCGTTCTGTGACGGGGATGCTACTTCGTTATGAGCATTTCGAGGCGGAATTTGCCGCCGATGGTCGGGAGGCGATGCAGATCTATCGTGAAGCCCTGGAAGAAGGCCGTCCGTTTGATGCTGTGATCCTTGACCTGACCGTTTTAGGCGGGATGGGAGGGGAGGAAACGATTCGGGAGCTTCGTGCCCTTGATCCCTCCGTGCGGGGGATCGTCTCCAGCGGCTATTCCGACAGTCCTGTCCTCTCCGATTACCGTGCCTACGGTTTTATGGGAGTACTCCGAAAACCCTACGGAAGAGTGCTGCTGCGCGATACTCTTCGGAGAGTCCTCGGGGAAAATCAGAAACCGGATACGTTGGACTACGGGAAACAGTAG
- the ychF gene encoding redox-regulated ATPase YchF, with protein MIIGIVGLPNCGKTTLFNALTKGEAETAPYHQAGAEANIGIVKVPDARVDRLSEIFKPKKTTHATVEFVDLPGLPRGSVAEGTKVTDFLKRAREVDALVHVVRAFEDDTVPHPAGSVDPLRDVEDLEVELILSDLAIIEKRLERVEAALKKGVEKGKHEKEKAILDRFRTALEEEKPLRNIVIEEAEEKLIRGYRFLTLQPLIIVLNVGEGEIGSEKADLLAKDVASRFPGEKSRVELLSAKIEMEMGQLPADEATLFMEDLGLTESAMERLIHTCYDLLGRISFLTAGEDEVRAWTIPKETPAVQAAGAIHSDIERGFIKAEAITFNDFIAVGSFAKAREAGTLRLEGRDYIVRDGEIVHFKFNV; from the coding sequence ATGATTATCGGAATCGTCGGCCTTCCCAACTGCGGCAAGACCACCCTCTTCAACGCGCTGACGAAGGGAGAGGCCGAGACCGCTCCCTATCACCAGGCCGGTGCGGAGGCCAATATCGGGATCGTCAAGGTTCCGGATGCCCGGGTCGACCGGCTGAGCGAAATTTTCAAGCCGAAGAAGACGACCCATGCCACGGTAGAATTCGTCGATCTTCCGGGGCTCCCCCGGGGAAGCGTGGCCGAAGGAACAAAGGTTACCGACTTTCTGAAGCGGGCCCGGGAGGTAGACGCCCTGGTTCATGTGGTCCGGGCCTTTGAAGACGACACCGTCCCCCATCCGGCGGGCTCGGTCGATCCCCTCCGGGACGTGGAAGATCTTGAGGTGGAGCTGATCCTGAGTGACCTGGCCATTATCGAAAAGCGGTTGGAGCGGGTAGAGGCGGCCCTGAAAAAAGGGGTGGAAAAGGGCAAACACGAAAAGGAGAAGGCGATCCTCGACCGCTTTCGTACGGCACTGGAGGAGGAAAAACCGCTCCGAAATATCGTCATCGAAGAGGCGGAGGAAAAACTGATCCGGGGCTACCGCTTCCTGACTCTTCAGCCCCTCATTATCGTACTCAACGTCGGGGAGGGGGAGATCGGATCGGAAAAGGCCGATCTTCTTGCAAAGGATGTAGCCTCCCGCTTTCCAGGTGAAAAGAGCCGGGTCGAACTTCTTTCCGCAAAGATCGAGATGGAGATGGGGCAGCTTCCCGCCGACGAGGCAACTCTCTTTATGGAGGACCTGGGTTTGACCGAGTCGGCGATGGAGCGGCTGATCCATACCTGTTACGATCTTTTAGGACGGATCTCCTTCCTCACCGCCGGGGAGGATGAGGTCCGGGCCTGGACAATCCCCAAAGAAACCCCGGCCGTTCAGGCCGCCGGTGCGATCCACTCCGACATCGAGCGGGGTTTCATCAAGGCGGAGGCGATCACATTCAACGACTTCATCGCCGTCGGTTCCTTTGCCAAGGCTCGGGAGGCAGGGACGCTCCGTCTCGAGGGGAGGGACTACATCGTCCGGGACGGAGAGATCGTCCATTTCAAGTTCAATGTATAA
- a CDS encoding M3 family oligoendopeptidase, which produces MTDKSENIRWNLTRLYASPTDPAIDRDMEEAKKGVRSFRESYHGKIAAEGFTSQELLDSVQQIEAIQEQALKPYGYAQLLFAADTETAVHKELVQKCREFFAALRNEILFFELEIIAIPNDRFEKLVGGDLLSEYRHYLRHLRIFKPYTLSEKEEQVINLKDVTGKEAFSQLFEELTASFRYRLNLEGEEREYTGEELLSMLHRPEAELREQAFTAFLERHGENSLVLSSVFNNIFLDHGGECNLRGYDSPITATHLTNELSDETIESMMSVTEENYPLAREYFRLKAELLGIKKLKNCDVYAPVAEVNRNYTFPEAREMVLAAFETFDPQMKRIAKGFFDEARIDSAIRPGKTGGAFCAGLTPTLPPYVLLNFTGNLRDVATLAHELGHGIHFTLAGRQRLMNYDAVLPMAETASVFGEMLLTKRLLSQEKDPAVRTAILCARIEDIIATTFRQNVLTRFEQKTHDKRSEKLLSPEEFCDFWWEENGRLFGDTVEMIPAYRWGWSYISHFIHARFYCYSYVFGELLVLSLYRKYQEEGTAFVPRYLDLLASGGSDSPPNLLAKIGIDVNDRAFWKMGYDLVRDLLEELKTTLRDR; this is translated from the coding sequence ATGACCGACAAATCAGAGAACATTCGCTGGAACCTGACGAGACTCTACGCCTCACCGACCGACCCCGCCATTGATCGCGATATGGAAGAAGCGAAAAAGGGGGTCCGCTCTTTCCGGGAGAGCTACCACGGCAAAATCGCCGCCGAGGGATTTACCTCGCAGGAACTGCTCGACTCGGTACAACAGATCGAGGCGATCCAGGAACAGGCACTGAAACCCTACGGGTACGCCCAGCTCCTCTTCGCCGCCGACACGGAGACCGCCGTTCATAAAGAGCTGGTCCAGAAGTGCCGGGAGTTCTTCGCCGCCCTCAGAAACGAGATTCTCTTTTTCGAACTGGAGATCATCGCCATCCCCAATGACCGCTTCGAAAAATTGGTGGGGGGTGATCTCCTGTCGGAATACCGGCACTACCTCCGCCATCTCCGGATTTTCAAGCCCTACACCCTTTCCGAGAAGGAAGAGCAAGTGATCAACCTGAAGGACGTCACCGGCAAGGAGGCCTTCTCGCAGCTCTTTGAGGAGTTGACTGCCTCCTTCCGCTACCGCCTGAACCTCGAAGGAGAAGAGCGGGAGTACACCGGCGAGGAGCTTCTGTCCATGCTCCACCGTCCCGAGGCCGAACTTCGGGAGCAGGCCTTTACCGCCTTTCTCGAACGGCACGGGGAAAACAGCCTGGTTCTCTCGTCGGTCTTCAATAACATCTTCCTCGATCACGGCGGGGAGTGCAATCTCCGGGGTTACGACTCCCCCATCACGGCCACGCACCTCACAAATGAGTTGAGTGACGAGACCATCGAATCGATGATGTCGGTCACTGAAGAGAATTACCCCCTGGCCCGGGAATATTTCCGTCTGAAGGCCGAACTGTTGGGAATAAAAAAACTGAAAAACTGCGATGTCTATGCGCCGGTGGCCGAGGTCAACCGGAACTATACCTTTCCCGAAGCCCGGGAGATGGTCCTTGCGGCCTTTGAGACCTTCGATCCTCAGATGAAACGGATCGCCAAGGGATTTTTCGACGAGGCCCGCATCGATTCCGCCATACGCCCGGGGAAGACGGGCGGCGCCTTCTGCGCCGGGCTGACCCCGACGCTCCCCCCCTATGTCCTGCTGAACTTTACCGGGAATCTCCGGGACGTGGCGACCCTGGCCCACGAATTAGGACACGGGATCCATTTCACCCTCGCCGGGAGACAGCGGCTGATGAATTACGACGCCGTTCTCCCCATGGCCGAGACGGCCTCCGTCTTCGGTGAGATGCTCCTGACGAAACGGCTCCTCTCACAGGAAAAAGACCCGGCGGTCCGAACGGCCATTCTCTGTGCGAGGATCGAGGACATTATCGCCACCACCTTCCGCCAGAATGTCCTCACCCGTTTCGAACAGAAGACCCACGACAAACGGAGCGAGAAGCTCCTCAGTCCCGAGGAATTCTGCGATTTCTGGTGGGAGGAAAACGGCCGTCTCTTCGGCGATACCGTGGAGATGATCCCCGCCTACCGATGGGGATGGAGCTACATCAGCCACTTCATCCACGCCCGTTTCTACTGCTATAGCTACGTCTTCGGCGAACTGCTCGTCCTCTCCCTCTACAGAAAATACCAGGAAGAGGGAACGGCCTTCGTCCCCCGCTATCTCGACCTCCTCGCCTCCGGAGGCTCCGACAGCCCGCCGAACCTGCTGGCAAAAATCGGGATCGATGTGAACGACCGGGCCTTCTGGAAGATGGGTTACGATCTCGTCCGGGACCTGCTGGAGGAATTAAAAACAACCCTCCGGGACCGGTAG